In Mastacembelus armatus chromosome 5, fMasArm1.2, whole genome shotgun sequence, a single genomic region encodes these proteins:
- the nudt3b gene encoding diphosphoinositol polyphosphate phosphohydrolase 1: MMKLKSNQTRTYDGDGYKKRAACLCFRSESEEEVLLVSSSRHPDKWIVPGGGMEPEEEPNVAAAREVCEEAGVKGTLGRLIGVFENQERKHRTYVYVLIVTEVLEDWEDSVNIGRKREWFKINDAIQVLQCHKPVQATYFEALQESCLTSNGTPLVATIGGELSPTYSINQSSVSGIR; this comes from the exons ATGATGAAGCTCAAGTCAAACCAAACCCGGACGTACGACGGGGATGGCTACAAGAAGCGAGCCGCCTGTCTGTGCTTCAGGAGCGAAAGCGAGGAGGAG GTGCTGCTGGTGAGTAGTAGTCGACATCCTGACAAGTGGATAGTTCCTGGAGGGGGGATGGAGCCGGAGGAAGAGCCCAATGTAGCTGCAGCACGGGAAGTGTGTGAAGAG GCTGGTGTAAAGGGGACTCTAGGTCGCTTAATTGGAGTATTTGAG aaccaagagagaaaacacagaacctATGTCTATGTCCTTATTGTAACGGAGGTGCTGGAGGACTGGGAGGACTCAGTCAACATTG GGAGAAAAAGGGAATGGTTTAAAATAAACGATGCCATACAAGTGTTGCAGTGTCACAAGCCTGTGCAGGCCACCTACTTTGAGGCTCTCCAGGAGAGTTGCCTGACCAGTAACGGAACACCTTTGGTGGCCACGATAGGTGGGGAACTATCCCCTACCTACAGCATCAATCAGAGCTCTGTATCGGGTATCAGATAA